In the Setaria italica strain Yugu1 chromosome VI, Setaria_italica_v2.0, whole genome shotgun sequence genome, one interval contains:
- the LOC101768831 gene encoding chloroplast envelope membrane protein isoform X1 — MTFMSCSAVRSNGIALRFLIEDRIRRRSACAYKMFTLGSQRRRVRHPVVFATKRRRPKKWERPWWKTFFYDGNEDEESLAGWREVDELSEEIGNDQELSENEKFETWRRKAEAIVELREAQQDAMNAEERSWEDWISGGSTSGGGDGGGGASMLDQITDDPAEIMRDKSVIEVFRDPLNEDYDDMLFEDRVFMYASTNSAKFLAILIVVPWVIDFLVHDYVMLPFLERYVQKVPLAAELLDVRRSQKLQMVKDLNIEKARYRLEVEIGKSPPLSDEEVWSELREKALELRDDWRLENRKAFANIWSDMVYGIALFLIICFNQSKVAMLKFTGYKLLNNISDSGKAFLIILISDILLGYHSESGWHTLVEVILEHYGLEADEAAVTFFVCLVPVAFDVLIKFWVYKYLPRLSPSVVNILDEITRH; from the exons ATGACCTTCATGAGCTGTTCTGCGGTCAGGTCTAATGGCATTGCGCTCCGGTTTCTCATTGAGGATAGGATCCGGCGCCGGAGTGCTTGTGCATACAAGATGTTCACCCTTGGTTCCCAGAGGAGGAGGGTGAGGCACCCGGTGGTCTTTGCGACGAAGAGGAGGCGGCCGAAGAAGTGGGAACGGCCGTGGTGGAAGACATTTTTCTACGATGGGAATGAAGATGAGGAGAGCTTGGCTGGCTGGAGGGAGGTTGATGAATTGTCGGAGGAGATTGGCAATGACCAAGAGCTGTCGGAGAATGAGAAGTTTGAGACGTGGAGGAGGAAAGCTGAGGCTATTGTTGAGCTGCGGGAAGCCCAGCAGGATGCTATGAATGCCGAGGAGCGGTCGTGGGAGGATTGGATCAGCGGGGGCAGCACATCAGGGggtggagacgggggtgggggtgcgAGCATGTTGGATCAGATAACTGATGATCCTGCAGAGATTATGAGGGATAAGAGTGTTATTGAAGTTTTCAGGGATCCCCTTAATGAAGATTATGATGACATGTTGTTCGAAGATCGAGTTTTTATGTATGCCTCAACAAATTCG GCCAAATTTCTGGCAATATTGATTGTGGTTCCGTGGGTGATAGATTTTCTAGTACATGACTATGTTATGCTGCCCTTTTTAGAGAG GTATGTCCAGAAGGTGCCACTTGCTGCTGAGTTACTTGATGTAAGACGCAGCCAGAAGCTCCAGATGGTTAAAGACCTAAATATTGAGAAGGCAAGATACCGACTTGAAGTAGAGATTGGTAAATCTCCTCCGCTTTCTGATGAGGAGGTCTGGTCAGAGCTGCGGGAAAAAGC GTTAGAGTTGAGAGATGACTGGAGATTAGAAAACCGGAAAGCTTTTGCAAATATATGGTCTGATATGGTTTATGGGATTGCACTATTCCTTATTATCTGCTTCAACCAGAGCAAA GTTGCGATGCTGAAGTTCACAGGATATAAGTTGCTAAATAACATTTCAGACAGTGGGAAGGCCTTTCTTATTATTCTAATATCAGACATCCTTCTAGG GTACCATTCAGAGTCAGGTTGGCATACATTGGTTGAGGTTATTCTTGAGCACTACGGGCTTGAAGCAGATGAAGCTGCAGTCacattttttgtttgtttggttcCAGTTGCTTTCGACGTGTTGATAAAGTTTTGG GTATACAAATACCTTCCAAGATTGTCACCCAGTGTGGTCAACATTTTGGATGAAATAACACGCCACTAg
- the LOC101768831 gene encoding chloroplast envelope membrane protein isoform X2, translating to MTFMSCSAVRSNGIALRFLIEDRIRRRSACAYKMFTLGSQRRRVRHPVVFATKRRRPKKWERPWWKTFFYDGNEDEESLAGWREVDELSEEIGNDQELSENEKFETWRRKAEAIVELREAQQDAMNAEERSWEDWISGGSTSGGGDGGGGASMLDQITDDPAEIMRDKSVIEVFRDPLNEDYDDMLFEDRVFMYASTNSAKFLAILIVVPWVIDFLVHDYVMLPFLERYVQKVPLAAELLDVRRSQKLQMVKDLNIEKARYRLEVEIGKSPPLSDEEVWSELREKALELRDDWRLENRKAFANIWSDMVYGIALFLIICFNQSKVAMLKFTGYKLLNNISDSGKAFLIILISDILLGVRLAYIG from the exons ATGACCTTCATGAGCTGTTCTGCGGTCAGGTCTAATGGCATTGCGCTCCGGTTTCTCATTGAGGATAGGATCCGGCGCCGGAGTGCTTGTGCATACAAGATGTTCACCCTTGGTTCCCAGAGGAGGAGGGTGAGGCACCCGGTGGTCTTTGCGACGAAGAGGAGGCGGCCGAAGAAGTGGGAACGGCCGTGGTGGAAGACATTTTTCTACGATGGGAATGAAGATGAGGAGAGCTTGGCTGGCTGGAGGGAGGTTGATGAATTGTCGGAGGAGATTGGCAATGACCAAGAGCTGTCGGAGAATGAGAAGTTTGAGACGTGGAGGAGGAAAGCTGAGGCTATTGTTGAGCTGCGGGAAGCCCAGCAGGATGCTATGAATGCCGAGGAGCGGTCGTGGGAGGATTGGATCAGCGGGGGCAGCACATCAGGGggtggagacgggggtgggggtgcgAGCATGTTGGATCAGATAACTGATGATCCTGCAGAGATTATGAGGGATAAGAGTGTTATTGAAGTTTTCAGGGATCCCCTTAATGAAGATTATGATGACATGTTGTTCGAAGATCGAGTTTTTATGTATGCCTCAACAAATTCG GCCAAATTTCTGGCAATATTGATTGTGGTTCCGTGGGTGATAGATTTTCTAGTACATGACTATGTTATGCTGCCCTTTTTAGAGAG GTATGTCCAGAAGGTGCCACTTGCTGCTGAGTTACTTGATGTAAGACGCAGCCAGAAGCTCCAGATGGTTAAAGACCTAAATATTGAGAAGGCAAGATACCGACTTGAAGTAGAGATTGGTAAATCTCCTCCGCTTTCTGATGAGGAGGTCTGGTCAGAGCTGCGGGAAAAAGC GTTAGAGTTGAGAGATGACTGGAGATTAGAAAACCGGAAAGCTTTTGCAAATATATGGTCTGATATGGTTTATGGGATTGCACTATTCCTTATTATCTGCTTCAACCAGAGCAAA GTTGCGATGCTGAAGTTCACAGGATATAAGTTGCTAAATAACATTTCAGACAGTGGGAAGGCCTTTCTTATTATTCTAATATCAGACATCCTTCTAGG AGTCAGGTTGGCATACATTGGTTGA